taatttctgtATTATATTTAAATCTAATTCTGTTGCTATTATCTATTTTCAAAGTCATCATATTACTTAATATCTTATATATTAGTTTACATTTTAACTTAGTTCAAAGTATAAATAACTACTCcctatatttcatattaattgaatttttgagagatttttcattgttcaaaataattgaattgttcaaagtccaagatgaatattttgaaacttttttcatatttgccctttcatttattgaagttttatattttctaggagttAAATCACaccaaagttatatttatgattttacaaaagaCAATAATGAAAAGTATAGTTTAAATTATGTCattgaatgatttttttaatctgTATGCATTATCTcacaaattcagttaatatggaatagaggtaGTATAACTGATCTCAATGTAGGATTTTCTATATTTCTGTATTGAtttgttaaaaatatatatgagatAAGATTAACtttatcttttaattatttgtttaaaaattagaatatgTTTTTCCTTTTGGTAAAATATCTTCTTTCCATAAAATAGTAGATATTTCTTACTCTCTCCcgtttaaaaaaaatgaccttcttttttttttaatctgtttcaaaaaatgatttctgtTTTTTTGTAACACATTTCcacatgatatattttaaaccacaaaattaaaatatatttttacacatttgacataattttaatttagaactataatttttttttattttcttaatatttatatcaaatcaaataatgccatttttttttgaaatggagggagtaataagtttttcctatttttatattttatccaaTAGTGTTCAAGTGATTTATTTGACTTAATTTCAACTTTGACTCtctttatatttaataataatacaCATATATGTAGATACTTAGAATATTATCACACAATTAGCACCGCACCAGCAATTTTCGGTCTCTCATCCACCAAATTCCATTTCCTCTAGCAATTTCAGTGCTTTTCTTCAGTGATCATGGCTGAAGCAAACGTAGCCCAATTAACCCAAGGCCAAAACCTCGGGAATCGTGTAGCCATTGTTACCGGCTCTTCTCGTGGAATCGGCAAAGCAATTGCCTTTCACTTGGCCTCTCTTGGAGCTAAACTCGTCATCAACTATTCCTCCAACTCCACTCAAGCAGACGACGTCGTATCTCAGATCAATTCCACCTCCGATTCTCCACGCGCCATCGCCGTCAAAGCCAACGTCTCCGACCCAGATCAAGTCAAATCCCTCTTCGAAGCTGCAGAATCGGCTTTTCAATCGCCGGTCAACATCCTCGTCAACTGCGCCGGCGTACTCGACGGGAAATACCCGTCGATCTTAAACACAACCCTAGAGGATTTCGACAGGACTTTCGATGTGAATGTTCGTGGAGCTTTCATATGCTGCAAGGAAGGCGCTAACAGAATCAAGCGCGGCGGAGGAGGGAGGATTGTATGCTTATCGTCGTCGATGGCGGCGGCGTTGAGGCCTGGTTTCGGGGCGTACGCGTCGTCAAAGGCGGCCGTGGAAGCAATGGTGAAAATACTGGCGAAGGAACTGAAAGGGACAGGAATAACGGCGAATTGTGTGGCGCCGGGACCCATAGCGACGGATATGTTTTACGAAGGGAAAACTGAGGAGATGATAAATAAGGCGATAAATGAGTGTCCACATGGAAGGCTTGGACAGCCGGAGGATGTTGTTCCGGTGGTTGGATTTTTGGCCGGCGATGCTTCTGAATGGGTTAATGGACAGATTATTCGTGTCAATGGTGGCTACGTTTGATTCTTTTGCTTGACTTCTGTATTTCCTGTtttgggtgtcatattccaaGTTATATTATAGTTGAAATTCGAAGGAAAGTTATTTGTTATTTCCCTTGAAATATTGTGAAAATCAAAATTCTAACTTGAAATAAGATtaagcaaaaaataataaagatcaAATGATAAAACAAATATTACTCGTAAGTTGTAATGTAATTTTGAAATGTGATTGAGATGATCAAAAGGTAATTACAATATCCCTTAATAAATGAAGAACATCACTacttgtatttaaaatatttcaagtacTAATGGATTCGACGATGTTATAGGGAAGCTAATCAAATGAGAGATACCTTATGGTGTATGGAGAATTTCAAACAAAGAGTGAGTTGCTTTTGCACATTTTCATCTCCATTGTTAGTCATCGAACCTTACAAACTTGATTTCATACAAATGAAATATTAGTACGAAATTAGTATAGTTTTTATCTTAGCCATATTCTTGAATATTAAAAGGGATgaattcaatatttaatataaatgtcATGTCACAATTAAAAGAGAATGTGACaattttaattgttattttttaatttttttaaaattattttcaacaaaGCAACTAATATttacaagaatataaaaatatatatgaaaaattgaaCGATAAAGATAAAGATATGAACGGGCCAAACTTTAACCgaaaaatatatctaaatattTTCAGAAAGTTTAGCCACATAACCCTTTTCccttatatttaataatgatACTCAGAATATGTGTGGTAGAATATCATCACACAATTAGCACCACACCAGCAATTTTCCGCATCTTATCTACAAAATCCCATTTCCTCCAGCAACTTCAGTGTTTTTCTTCAGTGATAATGGCGGAAGTAAACGTAGCCCAATCAACCCAAGGCCAAAACCTCGAAAATCGTGTAGCCATTATTACCGGCTCTTCTCGTGGAATCGGCAAAGCAATTGCCCTTCACTTGGCCTCTCTTGGAGCTAAACTCGTCATCAACTACTCCTCCAACGAAACTCTAGCCAACGACGTCGTATCCCAGATCAATTCCACCTCCGATTCCCCACGCGCCATCGCCGTCAAAGCCAACGTCTCCGACCCAGATCAAGTCAAATCCCTCTTTGACGCTGCCGAATCAGCTTTTCAGTCACCGGTCAACATCCTCGTCAACAACGCCGCCGTACTCGACGGAAAATACCCGTCGATCCTAAACACAACCCTCGAGGATTTCGACAGGATTTTCGATGTGAACGCGCGTGGAGCTTTCCTGTGCTGCAAGGAAGGCGCTAAGAGAATCAAACACGGCAGAGGAGGGAGGATTATATGCTTATCGACGTCGTTAGCAGCGGCGTTTAGACCTGGATTCGGAGCGTACACCGCTTCAAAGGCGGCCGTGGAAGCAATGGTGAAGATACTGGCGAAGGAACTCAAAGGGACAGGAATAACGGCGAATTGTGTGGCGCCGGGACCCATAGCGACGGAATTGTTTTACGCGGGGAAAACTGAGGAGATGATAAATAAGGCGATAAATGAGTGTCCACATGGAAGGCTTGGACAGCCGGAGGATGTTGCTCCGGTGGTTGGGTTTTTGGCCGGCGATGCTTCTGAATGGGTGAATGGACAGATTATTCGTGTCAATGGTGGCTACATTTGATTCTTTTGCTCGACTTGTGTATTTCCTGTTTTGAATATATGACTATATTCAAACTTATATTATAGTTGAAATTTGAAGGAAAGTTATTCGGCATTTCCCTTCAAATAtgcttgaaaatttaatttacttcatatttaatttattttttataaattttttttataaaaattaaaagtttgagtgtacttttttaaataaattttcttaAGGTGAGGGCGTGGGAGGCTGAATATGTGCTAGTgtagaaaattcaaaaaaaaattgagggacgagtcttgggagttatgTGTTGTtgtaaaaaattttaaaaaataataattaataattaaaaaaatggatGAGGCTGTGGAAGGAGGGATATGTGGCGGTGtagaaatttttttttaaaaaataaaattataaaaaaatgatcaaaaatatcCCTGAACTAAAaaggaagagagagagaagctgatGTAGTCGTCCACGTGGATATTTTGTTTCATATGGCACTGTCATGTCAGCTTTAACGGGAAAGGATATTTATGGTCTCTTTTGATAACGGCGAGGGTATATTTGATCTCAAAAATAGTTAAAGAGTATATTTGAGCTATTTTAAATAATTCGTGGATAATTATGATCCTTTTTCATAAAAACAAATATTACTCGTAAGTTGCAACCTAATCTTTGAAATGTGATTGAAATGATCAAAGGTAATTACAATATcccatatttaaaatatttcaagtacTAATAATGAGCTGGAAAATGTTATTGGGAAGCTAATCAAATAGGAGATACCTTATGGAGTATTATAAATGGGGAGCCGGTTGTTTTTGCACATTCTCATCTCCCATTGTTAGTCATCGGACCTTACAAACTTGATTTCATACAAATGGAATCCCCAAGTTATAACAGAGAAAAAAACTATTTTGTATAGAATCAATCCAGTTAAGATGTTGAGCTATTTTCTTCCCTTTTGAATTTGTATATTTGTACATAATTAGTATAGTTTTTATCTTAATCATAATTTTGCTAAGCAATTATTGGTTGAGATTTGGAACAGTGGATCGAGCTTATACTCCTCtcaatttgtcattttatttattaatataaattaaagtCACGCTATCATacaatgataattttttttaaaagagatTAAATTTaccaaagacaaaaaaaattaaaaaaatcaaaacactaacagtgAATTAATTGTACAATTATGATAATTTGGTTGTATCTCTATATGTTCCCTTTCCATAGAATACATGGTTGCGAGCAAACAACTCATTTTCCACGGCAGCATCGACTTGTCTTTTCATGGATATGAATGAAAgcttatataaatatacaatattgagaaaatatttaatatttatagtaataatttttttattggacacttataatatagttttaatagaattttaatacatattagcgtaaataatttataaaactcatataatacaagttttattcatgaataatatatttatcacgctttaatacacttataatacattgtgtcaattcttatcaaacaagtataatatattttaaaacactcataatatctttatattgcatacataattcacttttaatacatgacaaatatatcataatattgctatgtattacaataaataataaaaaataaaaaatatcgctaaaatcagtaattatttattaaaaagttttctcctgaattttttttcttaatactATTGATTACTTTAACACTGATCAAAACAAAAATTCCCGTGCTTGTTACTCCTACTATTAAACTTTAGGAAGCAAAACATGTCtcacaaccccccccccccccacccacccccaccccaaaaaaaaaaaaaagaagaaaagagctACACATTGTAATTTGCAGGAATGAGAATTACTTATGTACAATATAGTAATTTGATTATAATAAGCCTAATTTGGTAACtcagaaaataaagagaataacTTGGTGTAATAAGTTAAAAAAACGTTAATATTAGCATGCAAGTTTTTATATTGGCGGTGCATATAAGTTAAGTTTTATCGGAATAAGTAgagattttcttgaattttagaCACAATGATTTCAATGTTACACGAAAGCGGCGCTTCTTTGTTATGTTGTCACACAATTGTCCACCTAGAAGAGCAACTCGCTCTATAGTGTTGTCACACAAGATAAACATGCCGCCTTCATGCTGGTCGAACGAATCGAAGTTATCTTTCGATCAACTGTCCACCCAGTCAAGTACAACTAACAAAGTAGAATCACATAATGCACGCGATTGATGTGCTTCCTACTCGcgataaaagaaagaagagcgACATAATCCAATTCAAATTTGACTGTTTGTGGCGTGGGAGTAAATTCCCCAAAAAATTCTAAAAGTAATCAATTCTCCACATGCCCCAACTCCCCACACCCAAAagaaaatttttcataaaatccatCCACATATAGTGCATAGAAAGAAAAAGtcaaattattcttttattggTGAACCTGATGAGAAAAGAATAACATTTTCAATTAATAAATGTACATTTCCCTCTTATTGAACCATCTCATCCTTGCCTTATTCCTTAGTAATAACAAAAGAACCACAACATTACTAGCAACCATGGAGGAAACTAACAAAGAATCAACTAAAGATGAAATCAAATACAGAGGAATCAGAGCAATGCCCTTTGTCATaggtatatattttaatttttgtgtctAAACAAAAAAACTGCTGATTATTGAATGATTGTATACTTTTCAATGTATGTTAAACCTGTTTTGTATGACAATGATGTGAAATGAGTTAAATGAAACTGGGATTCATATACCCGACTCCAACTTGTTGTATTCTAAAAGCTGCAGGGAATGAGACATTTGAGAAGCTAGGAACAATTGGAAGCTCATCAAATCTCTTGGTTTATTTGACAAGtatatttcatttgaagacCATAACAGCTACTAATATTGTCAACATCTTCAATGGCACTTGCAACTTTGGCACCTTGCTTGGGGCTTTTCTTTCTGATACTTACTTTGGCCGTTGTAACATCCTTGGATTTGCTTCAGTGTCTTCCTTCTTGGTATAAGAAATACTCATATTGAAAAAAGATTTTAGATTAAGAGTTATTGGTAGGACAGAAGTCATTTTCTATGAAAAATATTGGTCatggaataatttttttagaaaagatTTATAGAGTTAAATACTAGTAATAACCCCTCTAACAAATCAAGgagtgttgtgatgaaattttTTAGTGCTAAAGATTAATAGGAGCAATGTTTAAGTGTTAGTGAATCAAGAAATATCAAGTGAAAAGTTAAAGATAGCTataagaaaaatgatttccGCCATAAGTGACTGGAAGTcattttcactctttttttgttttttaataacCATGGCATTAGGCTTAGCTTGCTCGCACCTCGATTAATTTAAAATGCACGTGATATCTCATGGTTCTCAAATTTAATGACCACTAGGCAACACCTTTGAGTGTTAACTCATTTTGCCTCTTTAGgtagaaaacattttccttgaAAATCTTTTTTGGTAACCAAACGCTAGAAAATGACTTCTTCATGGACAAAATTTGTCTAGAAAATGACTTCCGTTGTACCAAACACACACTAACCTAACCATTATTTATAAGTCCTTGTAATTACCAGATCTCATCTTTGTTTTCCAATTTGATATCTACAGGGAATGCTAGTTCTGACATTAACAGCAGCAGTCTCAAAGTTGCATCCTCCAGAATGTGTAAACCAAGAAACTGCACCAATATGTGTTGGTCCAACGCCAGGACAAATGACATTTTTACTGGTAGGCTTTTGTTTGCTAGTAATTGGTGCTTCTGGCATAAGGCCATGTAACTTAGCATTTGGTGCTGATCAATTTGATCCCAAAACTGAATCAGGAAGAAGAGGAATCAGCAGTTTCTTCAATTGGTACTATTTCACTTACATATTTGCTGTGATGGTCTCATTGACTGTCATTGTGTATGTTCAAACAAGTGTCAGTTGGTCATTGGGATTAGCCATCCCAACAATTATGATGTTCCTTTCTTGTGCACTTTTTTTTGTGGGCACTAGAATATATGTCAGGCTTGTGCCAAAAGGTAGCTCTGTATCAAGTGTGGCACAGGTATTAGTGGCTGCATTCAAGAGAAGGCACTTGCAGCTGCCAGAGCAACCATGTTACTCCCTATTCAACAATGTGCCTTCCAATTCCTTGAGTTCTATGCTTCCTTACACTGATCAGTTTAGGTAATTCTACTTGCCAGCATCAAAGTTACGAGTCCTGTTAGTGCTTTACTCCTCAAGGTAGGATTTCCCGGTaccaaactagtttagttgAGCCTTGAAATGAATAATGACCCCAAGTGgaaaactaaaaaattaaatagaaatCTAGTTTAGTCAAAGCCTTAAAACGGTCACGCCACCGAGTGGGAACCAAAAAATTGAATAGAAGGAAGAGAGTGAAACCACTACCAATAATTCAATATCACCCTTCTAACCTCTTGTGCTCTTGCTACTAATCATAACaagaaaattatagaaaatacTTGCGATATTAAGACTACACAACCTCCTTTCTCTATCTTAGATTCATAAAGATTTTTCTAAGTGATGTCTACATTTAAATGTCTCAAAGGGTTACTGAAAAAACACATCCTTCagtacaaaaacaaaaatattgcCAAGTCACCATTATACACCCAACTTCTTTAATCAATGAAATGATAGAGGCAGTAAAAAAATCAGATGCTGctaaattatgaaataaaaaactcTTGAGAATATAGATAATGAATGCTGTAATAGCTTAATATTGATTCTTGGTCAATTGTAACATATATAATGTAGTCGGGACATGAAAGCAGGAAAAGAAAAACCAAGAATTCGAAGAAAAAAATGTATAGAATATATAAGGCACTTTTAAACGCTGAAGACGTTACTACTATGAACTTGTCGCTCCAGAGGTAACTCACACACTCATTATGTCTTCATTCTATCACCCACTCACCGGTTAAGTAACACTAGTCAAGCATGCTTTTCCATCAAACAGTGTATGATTGCTGAATTGTTTCTATGTCAAGACCCTTCAACTTCACCACTGATTCCACGTGACCTTTAAGTGTGTGTAGCTCACGTTGCCTGCAATGAAAAATGTAGCGTTCAGGTTCCAGAagtcaatatgtgtttagcagAAGAGAACTAAGAGTAAAGATAAAGCAAAGCAAGCAGAGTAAAATGCCCACAAATGCAAGTTCAACTTCACATTCAACTAGAAACATAAGCAGAATCCACTATGCTTCTGTTGTcaaaaaatcaactcaaaatgagAGTCTTTACCTAGCAATTTCAGCTCTCCTCTTTGCTTCCTCAGCCAGCTGATTAAGCTCATTGAAATTGGTAGCCTCACTAAACAATTTGGTGTCAGGAACTTGCAACCCATGAAGGGTCCTCTGTGCATGGGCCCATTGAAGCTCACGTTGTTCTTTTCCAAAATCCTTCTTCCTGGTGAAAGCAATCTGCAATACAAAGAAAAACCATCACATAAAGTTGGATGAAAATAGCATGAGAATGAATATATACCATATATGCATATCTCTACTGCATAACTCATACCCTTTGCTCAAGAACAAGATCCCAGGCCCTTCCACTGAGAGCATATCTGATTAAAAACTTGATGATATCAAGCGGAAAGTAGAATACTAAATTGTAGAGCCAGATCACTCCTGCCCAACCCCAGCCAATTCCTTCGATTGCAGCAAAGCTCCAACTTGCATAAACAGCAATCAAAGTGGCAACCTGTTTACAAATTAGCAACCAAACATTATAAGATTGATGAAGCTGGAGAAAGTTTGTCAGAATCAATGAGCAGATGGCTTACCAGTTGAGCAATCAGAAAAGCAACCACAAGCAACAAACCAGGACGCTCAACAAACGACCAACTTCGAGATCTTGTGACAAATATCAGGGCCTGACTGATAGTGCTCACTTGAAGGTAAATTGCTGATGCAAGTTTCCTGAAGTCATCAGTTGCTGTCTTCTGAAGTGTTGATACCCCAAAAACACGCTGGAAAATCACCAAACTGAGTGAGATTACAAACTATTAACAGTTCATACTTAATACCAGTTCAACATCTAAACATTCCAAACAGCAATGTCAACAGATCATTTAGTTTAATATACAGATAGTCATCATAACAATACTATTATCAAAGTGCTGCTGCACAGGTAAGATGAAAGTCCTCCATCATTGTTCATAGATAAAAGATGACCAGTCCGTGAAGCCAAACATTGTTTCATTAGTTCTATTATATAATACATAACAGCTACATCTCAAACTCCCTGCATCTTTTTGTGAATATTGTGACTGTTCGTTGTCATGTCAAATCTGAACATCTTTTTTTGATATTATACAGGAAACTCATATGCTCACCGGGAAGAAATCTGTCTCATATGCTGCCCAAAAGAAAATGACTGTCATCATTGCCAAGTAGCCACCAAGAACAACCCCAGTAGTGAAAATCTCAGCCAGCTTCCAACTATCAGGCAGAGGAGATGGTTTGACCCTATCCTTTGATATTGTCATAATGGTACCTGAGATTATAAACATTAGAAGTGAGACGTAGAAAAGACACTGTAACGACAAGAGAACTAACCAAACACAGCAGTGGCAAAACATACTACTTTATAGGAGAGCttttgatgaaataaaatattattttgtacatTTGAGGAGTAGCCTCTTATCCCTATTTCTCTTTGGTGCATCCATGGGGATCCAATTTGAATTGAAGATTGGAcgtcttctttttcttttgtagGTTCTCTACTTAAGTATACCACATGAATGCAGGCATTGTTCCCAACAATAATAAATTACTATCACCTTGTCACAGGAAAAAGTTATTAAACCTTAGAGGCTACACATGGAACTTGAAAGACACGATAACAGCTCCTGATAACATTTTTTATCAATCTACCTTATCTTTTG
This Solanum dulcamara chromosome 8, daSolDulc1.2, whole genome shotgun sequence DNA region includes the following protein-coding sequences:
- the LOC129899314 gene encoding NADPH-dependent aldehyde reductase-like protein, chloroplastic, whose protein sequence is MAEANVAQLTQGQNLGNRVAIVTGSSRGIGKAIAFHLASLGAKLVINYSSNSTQADDVVSQINSTSDSPRAIAVKANVSDPDQVKSLFEAAESAFQSPVNILVNCAGVLDGKYPSILNTTLEDFDRTFDVNVRGAFICCKEGANRIKRGGGGRIVCLSSSMAAALRPGFGAYASSKAAVEAMVKILAKELKGTGITANCVAPGPIATDMFYEGKTEEMINKAINECPHGRLGQPEDVVPVVGFLAGDASEWVNGQIIRVNGGYV
- the LOC129899322 gene encoding NADPH-dependent aldehyde reductase-like protein, chloroplastic; its protein translation is MILRICVVEYHHTISTTPAIFRILSTKSHFLQQLQCFSSVIMAEVNVAQSTQGQNLENRVAIITGSSRGIGKAIALHLASLGAKLVINYSSNETLANDVVSQINSTSDSPRAIAVKANVSDPDQVKSLFDAAESAFQSPVNILVNNAAVLDGKYPSILNTTLEDFDRIFDVNARGAFLCCKEGAKRIKHGRGGRIICLSTSLAAAFRPGFGAYTASKAAVEAMVKILAKELKGTGITANCVAPGPIATELFYAGKTEEMINKAINECPHGRLGQPEDVAPVVGFLAGDASEWVNGQIIRVNGGYI